In one Bacteroidales bacterium genomic region, the following are encoded:
- a CDS encoding DUF5106 domain-containing protein has protein sequence MKKIKTSLLTILFIGIPFILLSSPTEEQGYEINVQINGLKDSDLYLGFHHGNKQFIKDTIQLNENGEGTFQGSEPLQQGIYLVITPKKKYFEILVGEDQHFSLKTNVNDFVNTLEFEGNEINQAFNDYQKFMMKQNQQSAALKKKLKAAETGKDSTKLRDRLEELDKKVKNKWNSIISEYPNSLLAVIIKGMKNVEVPDFNISESTDNKDALQWEKRYQYHKDHYFDHIDLSDSRLVRTPILHRKIDHYFNNILVQKPDSIIPEVDRIVSKTRGNEETFQYLARYLLNHYQQSNIMGMDKVFVHIAEKYYLSGQADWADSSTIKKLRDRVSKIKPNLIGKTAPELKLITTSGEYTSLHDVDSEYTLLYFWEPTCSHCKKLTPKIRELYKEYSRDQLEIFGVYTQTDRQEWMEYVNNKNLDWINTYDPKHVSNFRNKYDVYSTPTIYLLDEDKTIVAKRLDFESLKKMLKQKIGN, from the coding sequence ATGAAAAAAATAAAAACAAGCCTGCTGACCATACTCTTTATTGGCATACCCTTTATATTGCTTTCATCCCCTACTGAAGAGCAAGGATATGAAATAAACGTGCAGATCAACGGACTGAAAGATTCCGATCTTTATCTTGGTTTTCATCACGGAAACAAACAATTTATCAAAGATACCATTCAACTTAATGAGAACGGGGAGGGTACTTTCCAGGGCAGCGAGCCGCTTCAGCAGGGTATATATCTTGTAATCACACCAAAGAAAAAATACTTTGAAATCCTGGTAGGTGAGGATCAACATTTCTCACTCAAAACCAATGTCAACGATTTTGTTAATACACTGGAATTTGAGGGTAATGAAATAAACCAGGCATTTAATGACTATCAAAAGTTTATGATGAAGCAAAACCAACAATCCGCTGCTCTGAAGAAAAAACTAAAAGCCGCTGAAACCGGTAAAGATTCCACAAAACTCAGAGATCGCCTGGAGGAGTTGGATAAGAAAGTAAAAAACAAATGGAACAGCATTATTTCTGAATATCCCAATTCACTGCTTGCCGTTATCATCAAGGGCATGAAAAATGTTGAGGTTCCTGACTTCAATATTTCAGAATCTACTGACAATAAAGATGCCTTACAGTGGGAAAAACGATATCAATACCATAAGGATCATTATTTCGACCATATTGATCTGTCAGATTCCCGCCTGGTAAGAACCCCAATTCTCCACAGAAAGATAGACCATTATTTCAATAACATTCTTGTACAAAAGCCGGACTCAATAATCCCGGAGGTTGACCGGATCGTAAGCAAAACCCGTGGGAATGAAGAAACTTTTCAGTATTTAGCCCGTTATCTGCTCAACCATTACCAGCAAAGCAACATCATGGGAATGGATAAAGTTTTTGTGCATATTGCAGAAAAATATTACCTGTCCGGCCAGGCCGACTGGGCGGATTCGAGTACTATAAAAAAGCTACGTGACCGGGTAAGCAAGATCAAGCCCAACCTCATTGGCAAAACAGCACCTGAACTGAAGTTAATCACAACATCAGGTGAATATACCAGTCTGCATGATGTAGATAGTGAATACACATTACTTTACTTCTGGGAGCCAACATGCAGCCACTGTAAAAAACTGACACCAAAAATCCGGGAGCTTTATAAAGAATACTCCCGCGATCAACTGGAAATTTTTGGAGTATACACCCAAACCGACAGGCAGGAATGGATGGAATATGTGAATAACAAAAATCTCGACTGGATTAACACATACGACCCGAAACACGTTTCCAATTTCAGGAACAAATATGACGTGTATAGTACGCCTACCATCTATCTGCTAGACGAAGACAAAACGATCGTAGCCAAGAGACTGGATTTTGAATCGCTCAAAAAGATGCTGAAACAGAAAATTGGCAATTGA
- a CDS encoding serine hydrolase, which yields MIRANDPVVSSRSSLSSLLSVESFWVDSVMNEMTLNEKIGQLFMVAAYSNKDPQHTQEIMELIKKHHIGGLIFFQGNPREQAKLTNIYQNYSEVPLMIGMDAEWGLGMRLDSVISYPRQMALGAIRKDSLIYEMGVDIGEQLRRLGVHINFAPVVDVNNNPDNPVIGSRSFGEDKYNVAQKGISYVNGLQDKGVLAVAKHFPGHGDTDQDSHETLPVIPHDSTRLDSIELYPFKRMIQNGVGGMMVAHLQIPAYTQESNRPTTLSREVVTDLLREQMSFNGLVFTDALNMKGVTDHFPPGEIEAEALKAGNDVLLYPQDVSKAISEIRRQVRNGEISRESVEESCRRILAFKYWAGMDTIGGGPDNLRDEGKLVARKGLLENLNNPTYKVLNRELIENSLTLVENSENRFPIKDLDKLRLASISIGAGEKTPFQNQIDLYTRCKHYVYETGGEIQEFFEDLNQYDAVIASTHNTNEIPSRRYGVNSDYAQLLRRLAQRQNTMFVHFGNPYALKFLEPLSHFDAVLNGYNDDRLTQELAAQALFGAFGVNGNLPVSVNDSFKTGTGINSDELSRLKYTLPEEVGMNSDTLSRIDSIVHAAIDSQATPGAQVLLARDGKVVYHKTFGHHTYLKKEPVHWKDIYDLASITKITASVPSLMRLYDEDILHLDSTLSHYLPYLDTTNKSDMVLKDILTHQARLKPWIPFYYKTLETLYPDQELLDSDFSKEYPYKLGSHSYMAKNIQYRDGVYSKSPKDSFSLQVAEDFYMKKNYRDSILRWIDESELLEKKEYVYSDLGYYYFYRIIEKITGMQLEDYVKQKFYKPLGAYTTGYKPLDNFEPTQIIPTENDMVFRRQLLRGHVHDPGTAMIGGVCGHAGLFSNGNDLAKIMQMYLNKGYYGGKRYFRDSTLELFTHSPFREENDNRRGIGFDKPVLEKDEESPAAKCVSKSSFGHSGFTGTYTWVDPQNQVLYVFMSNRVHPDQDNLKLIKDDVRTKVQEVIYGSIVEE from the coding sequence TGCCGAGTGGGGTCTGGGAATGCGGCTTGACAGTGTGATAAGCTATCCCCGTCAGATGGCACTTGGTGCTATACGGAAAGATTCATTGATATATGAAATGGGAGTGGATATAGGAGAGCAGCTTCGCCGGCTGGGGGTACATATTAATTTTGCCCCCGTGGTAGATGTAAACAACAACCCGGATAATCCGGTAATTGGCAGCCGTTCTTTTGGTGAAGACAAATATAATGTGGCACAAAAGGGTATCTCTTATGTGAACGGACTGCAGGATAAAGGCGTTTTGGCTGTAGCAAAGCATTTTCCCGGACATGGAGATACCGACCAGGATTCTCATGAAACGCTTCCGGTTATCCCTCATGATTCCACCCGCTTAGACAGTATAGAACTTTATCCGTTTAAACGAATGATCCAAAACGGGGTTGGAGGAATGATGGTGGCCCATCTTCAAATACCGGCTTATACGCAGGAATCAAACAGACCTACGACACTTTCAAGGGAGGTGGTGACCGATCTGCTTAGAGAGCAAATGAGTTTTAACGGATTGGTCTTCACCGATGCCTTAAATATGAAAGGAGTGACCGATCATTTTCCTCCCGGTGAGATTGAAGCTGAAGCGTTAAAGGCCGGAAATGATGTGCTGCTATATCCCCAGGACGTGTCTAAAGCCATTTCAGAAATTAGAAGACAGGTAAGAAATGGCGAAATCAGCAGGGAATCTGTAGAAGAGAGTTGCCGCAGGATTCTTGCTTTCAAATATTGGGCCGGGATGGATACCATTGGTGGTGGTCCAGACAATTTGAGAGATGAAGGGAAATTGGTTGCCAGAAAGGGTTTGCTGGAAAATTTAAATAACCCCACATATAAGGTTCTAAACCGGGAACTAATAGAAAATTCTCTTACACTGGTTGAAAATTCTGAAAACCGTTTTCCGATAAAAGATCTGGATAAACTTCGCCTCGCAAGTATTTCAATTGGAGCCGGAGAGAAAACGCCTTTTCAAAATCAGATCGATCTTTATACCCGGTGTAAGCATTATGTTTATGAAACCGGTGGGGAAATTCAGGAATTCTTTGAAGACCTGAATCAGTATGACGCAGTTATTGCCTCCACCCATAATACCAACGAAATACCTTCCCGAAGATATGGCGTGAACTCAGACTATGCGCAATTGCTCCGCAGATTGGCCCAAAGGCAAAACACGATGTTTGTTCATTTTGGAAATCCATATGCGTTAAAATTTCTGGAGCCACTTAGTCATTTTGATGCTGTTCTGAATGGTTATAATGATGATCGGCTTACCCAGGAGTTAGCAGCTCAGGCTCTTTTCGGGGCTTTTGGAGTAAACGGGAACCTTCCGGTTTCCGTCAATGATTCGTTTAAGACAGGCACCGGAATCAATTCTGATGAGCTTTCCCGTTTAAAGTACACCCTTCCTGAAGAAGTAGGTATGAATTCGGATACATTGAGCAGAATTGATTCCATTGTTCATGCGGCCATCGACTCGCAGGCCACACCCGGAGCCCAGGTTCTGTTGGCGCGGGATGGGAAGGTGGTTTATCATAAAACCTTTGGCCATCACACCTATCTTAAGAAGGAGCCTGTTCATTGGAAAGATATTTATGACCTCGCCTCCATCACCAAAATAACAGCCTCCGTACCTTCTTTGATGCGTTTGTATGATGAGGACATCCTCCATCTGGATTCAACGCTGAGCCATTACCTCCCTTATCTCGACACCACCAACAAAAGCGATATGGTGCTTAAGGATATTTTAACCCATCAGGCCAGATTGAAACCCTGGATACCCTTTTACTATAAAACCCTTGAAACGCTTTATCCGGATCAGGAACTGCTCGACTCTGATTTTTCGAAGGAGTATCCCTATAAGCTCGGATCTCATTCTTATATGGCAAAGAATATTCAGTACAGGGATGGCGTGTATTCTAAATCTCCAAAAGATAGCTTTTCGTTACAGGTGGCAGAAGATTTTTATATGAAAAAGAACTACAGGGACAGCATTTTAAGATGGATCGATGAATCGGAGCTTCTGGAAAAGAAAGAATATGTTTACAGTGACCTGGGATATTACTATTTCTACCGTATCATTGAGAAGATTACCGGAATGCAGCTTGAAGATTATGTAAAACAGAAGTTTTATAAGCCTTTGGGTGCTTATACTACAGGTTATAAGCCTTTGGACAACTTTGAACCCACTCAGATTATTCCTACCGAGAACGATATGGTATTCCGCCGGCAATTGCTAAGAGGCCATGTGCACGACCCTGGAACTGCCATGATTGGAGGTGTGTGCGGACATGCCGGTCTCTTCTCTAATGGGAATGATCTGGCCAAGATCATGCAGATGTACCTGAATAAAGGATATTACGGAGGTAAACGCTACTTCAGGGATTCTACGCTGGAACTGTTTACCCACAGCCCCTTCAGGGAAGAAAACGACAACCGCAGAGGCATCGGATTTGATAAACCTGTGCTCGAAAAGGACGAAGAAAGCCCCGCAGCTAAATGTGTATCAAAGAGCAGTTTCGGGCACAGCGGTTTTACCGGTACCTATACCTGGGTAGATCCGCAAAATCAGGTGTTGTACGTGTTCATGTCAAACCGCGTGCACCCGGATCAGGACAATTTGAAACTCATCAAGGATGATGTCCGCACCAAGGTGCAGGAAGTGATTTACGGGTCGATAGTTGAAGAATAG